CGGCGGTGGAATAATCCATCCCTTTTCCTTATTCATGCGCAATAATTTTGCGCCAAACATGATTTTATCCTTCAGATATTTAGCGAACATCGCAGCAATATCTTCTCTTAGGCACTGCCCCATTACCTGACAAATCGACACCATTCCTTGCCCGACATTTATCGATATAGCGCCACTAATTTCTGGATCCATAAATCTTGCGCCAACTGGAATGTCTTCTGCATTGGCTTTTGCTCGACCAGGTAATGCGGGAGGAGGCGTAATTCCGTTCTCTTGTAAAACACCTTCAAGCTCTTTAACTTCTGATTTCATCGTTTCAATTGCTTCTTCCAGAAGTTTTATTAGATCTTTATCCGCTGCGTGGTTAACGAATGCTTCATAACCGCTGATTAAACCATTACTTGCCCCAATATATGCCCATACGCCAATCACTTCGCCGTAATGCATTGGATCCTTTTTCGGATTTCCATCCATAATGCCCATAACTAACATTCCTCCTGTTGATATTTTGCAAAGTTCTATCGTTAAGAGTATGGACGATTAAGGTTTCATTATGCAGTGTTTGACTAAATTTTTTCTGAATGACAAAACTTGAAATGAATTTAACGGTATTAAAAAAGCTGTCAAGAAAGTCAGTAAAATACTGATTATCTATGACAGCCTCTATTTACTTGCTTAGATTATTTTAACCCTTCAAACAATAACACTCTTGCAGGCGATCCATCTGTACCCGTTAATTTAAGTGGTGCTGCAACCATGAAGTACTCTCCTTGCTCAACTTCCTTCAAACGAAGTCCTTCAATAATAATGATTTTTTCTGCAAATAATGTTTTATGCGTAGGATGGCCCTCTTGATCCCGTTCGATACCGAGTGTGTCGATTCCAACACCTCTAACACCTAATTCAGCAAGATACTCTGCGCCGTCTTTAGCAAGATAAATAAATTTAAAGTTAAAAGCATCTTCATATGAGTTTTTCGTTTTCAAAAAGACAAAGTCGCCTTTTTGAATATCAAATTGTTCTAAGTCCTTTTTCGTTATGCCGTCTTCAACTTTTGTTAAATCGAATAGTTTACATTGACCTACTAGATCATCCATTGGAACAGATTCAAACGTGTCACCATCTACAACCATGTGGCGCGGCGCATCAATATGCGTTCCCGTATGTACATCTAACTCCACCCGTGTTTCAGTGACGTAACCATTCGTTACTGTATTAAATTTCGGTTGTTTTTTGGGGTTATCCTTATAAACTGTCATGCCTTCGTAAACTGTTCCTGTGACATCATACATTTTCATATTATCATCCCATTCATTAAGTATTAAATATATGCTTATACACACTATGTTCGCATGTTAGCTGTGTTTTTGTCTAGTATAGCTACTTTAGTTGAAAGCTAATTGTTCGAAAAGATGATTTTTTCATCCTTTGAAATTAATTACTTTTTACAAATTAGTCATCATTTCTTTTTCATTATGCCAGACAATAGTATACTAAGGGTTATCCTTATTATTATACCTGGCATAAAAATACTGAATGTAAAAAATAGGAGCGAATTAAAGATGGAGAACGAAAGCCTTTTGGACGAATTCAACACGAAAAGTTCTTTAATAGATGTCCAAGAAAATCGGATTATGGAAGACCTGACTTTTGTTTTATTTGGAGCGACAGGAGACTTAGCGCAGCGCAAGTTATTTCCTGCGATGTATAATCTCTTTCTAGAAGGAAAATTACCAGAGTCATTCTCTGTGATCGGGTTAGGAAGGCGAGAGTGGTCTAACGAATTTTTCCAATCCAAAGTAGAAGAATCGATTAGAGCCCATTCAAGGAGGGCTGTTCAATCAGACGGTTTGCAAGACTTTTTAACCTGTTTTCAATACTGTATATTCGATGCGACAGACCAAAATTCCTATCGACTTTTGCATGAACTCATTGAAAACAGAGAAAGCGAACTAGGCATACCGGGAAACCGCCTTTTCTATTTATCCGTTGCGCCTCAGTTAGTCGATGTCATTACAACAAATCTTAACAAAAATGGAATTAACCGAACCAAAGGCTGGAGACGATTAGTCGTTGAAAAACCATTTGGCAGCGATCTAGCGTCAGCTCAACAATTAAATAAGAAATTGAGTGAAGCCTTCAACGAAGTAGAAATTTATCGAATCGACCATTATCTTGGTAAACCGATGGTCCAAAATCTAGAGTCATTAGTATATGCCAATCCGGCTTTAGGATCCTTATTGGATCTTAAACAAATTGCCAATGTTCAAATCACCGCAAGTGAAACAGTGGGTGTTGAAACCCGCGCCGCCTATTACGACCAAGCTGGAGCTATACGCGATATGGTTCAGAATCACCTGCTCCAATTGGTGATGATGACTGCCTTGCATATGCCTGAAAAAGTAACTGCAAAAGAAGTTAGCCTTAAAAAAATTGAAGTTATCGATGCGCTCCGTCCCATCTCAAAAGAAGATGCACACCGCGACGTGGTCCGTGGTCAATACGAAACAGGTGAAGTCCTTGGAACACCCGTTGAAGGTTATCAAGAGGAACCTGGTGTAAAGGCTGGTTCAAATATCGACACTTATTTTGCAGCACGCTTATATATTGATAATCCGTTATGGCAAGGTATCCCCTTCTATATTCGCACGGGGAAACGGCTCAATAAAAAATCTACACGCATTGTTATTGAATTTAAAAATAAGGCAAAGCAAATTGATGTGCTTCCGGATGAAGGGATTATCCCGAACTTATTGATACTCGACATTAATCCAAATGAAGGGATTTCTTTAAGACTGAATATAAAAGATCCATCAAGCAATCGTTTCGAACCTGCCTGCATTAACTTCACGACTGATTCGGATGACCAATCAGAAGCCTATGAACTCCTGCTGTTTGACGCGATGCTAGGGAATGCGACATTCTTTGCGCATTGGGAAGAAGTCGAACTTTCGTGGAAATGGATTCAACCGTTACTAGAAGCTTTTGAGGCGGACATGCTACCTTTACACCCTTATACTGCGGGCTCAACTGGTCCAGAAGCAGCGAATCAGCTATTGCAATCCGATCAATTTAAGTGGTGGTAATCATGAAGACTTGGAGGGACTTATTTAATGAATGAATTGCCGAATTGTCCAAAATGTAATTCTGAATACACGTATGAAGACGGGAATCTTTTTGTTTGCCCGGAATGTGCACATGAATGGACGTTAGAATCAGAATCCGAAGAAATAGAAGTAGAAAAAGTTTACAAAGATGCGCATGGAAATATTTTAAATGATGGAGATGCCGTTACTGTCATCAAAGACCTGAAAGTAAAAGGTAGCTCAGCTGTCGTAAAAAAAGGTACGAAGGTTAAGGACATCCAATTAGTCGATGAAGACCATGATATTAATTGTAAAATTGATGGTATTGGCGCGATGCAGTTGAAAACTGAATTTGTTAAGAAACTATAAATACAAATACTAAACTCTGCCCTAAAGTTGATAACCCAGCTTTAGGGCAGAGTTTTTACTGTCCTTCAATACATTTCACGGACGAATGAAAGAGAGAAGCATCTCCATTAGCATTCGCTGTTGAATATTTGGCGCGATATCATCTTCTAAATAGGAAATGGACGACTTTAAAGCGATATTGCCCCCAAATGTGCCATAGACATTAATAATCGTAATAATCGCTTCCTTAACCGGGATATCTGTGCGTATCGAACCATCCACTTTTCCATCTTCTACAATACGTAGCAGGATGTCCGCAATTCTTTTTTGAACATTTATGTAGTCTTCAATATCATCTAATGGTTCTTTCGCAAAGGAAGCATAGCTTTCAAATGCTTCACGGAACTTCGTCGAATGTTTTAGTTCTGACGTATCTTTCACCGTTAACTGATCAAGCACCATCTTCAATCGTTCATATGCCGGATGATCTGCCGAAGCAATATCTTCAAAATAAGGAATACTGCGTTCTAAATTGTGAATGGCAACAGCTACGATGAGTTTGTTTTTCTTTGGAAAATAACGGAATAACGTGGCAATGCCTATCCCTTCCGCATCTGCGATATGCTGCATTTGCACGTGATCAAGTCCGTGTTCGATAAATAACGCCTCTGCTGTTTGGATAATACTCCTAAAGCGTTTATTTTTATTTTTTTGCTGAATCCCCGTCATCGTTCTACCTCCGTTCGTTTTTATTATAACAGTTTTATAGCGCGTCGCTTTTCTTTGCAATCTTTCTTTCATTCAGTTAAAATTAAATAAAGTGATAGTCCAACTATCATAATGTGAACTGGAGGGATTTTCAAATGAGACTTCAAGATAAAGTAGCTGTCGTAACTGGTGCCGGAAGTGGAATGGGAGAAGCAACAGCATTATTATTTGCACGTCAGGGAGCGAAAGTAGTCGCAACTGATATCAATGAGGAAGCTGTCCAAGCTGTCGTTGCTAAGATTATAGATGCCGGTGGTGAAGCAATTGCAGTTAAACAAAACGTAGCGAAGAAAGAAGATTGGGAAACAGTATATGCACAAACAACAGAAAAATTTAATAAACTTGATATCCTTGTCAACAACGCGGGTATTTCATTTGCAAAAGATTTCCTTGAGCAAACAGAAGCTGATTGGGCGCGCCTATACGAGATCAACGTAAACAGCGTCATGTTCGGCATGCAACTAGCAATTCCTTTAATGATAGAAAATAATGGCGGTTCAATCGTCAATATTTCATCGACTGCTGCATTAACGGGCATGGCAGGCGCTGGTGGTTACACGGCTTCCAAAGGGGCTGTTCGCTCTATTACGAAGGCAGCAGCAGTTGACTATGGTAAAAGAGGGATTCGTGTGAACTCGATACACCCAGGCTATATCATCACGCCAATGAGTGCACCGCATATGGATCAGTATAAAGATTACTTCCTATCACAAGTCGCTACGCCAGAATTAGGAATTGCAGAAGATGTAGCATCGGCTATCCTATTCCTAGCATCAGACGAAGCAAACCATATTTCAGGTATTGAACTTCCTGTCGACGGCGGCCTAACCGCAAAATGATTTTAAGTAGTATTCCAAAAAAAGAGTCATGCAAAATGTAATTATTTGCATGACTTTTTTTGCTTTTTCACGGTCAAATATGACGTAGAAAGAATATATATATAATACGAAAAGTTTCACTTCATTTTTTCGTCGATACCGCTTATAATTACATTACACTAAAAATAATTCAACATAATATACAACAAGATAGATTGTTGGTGCACGTTATGATGAAGCCCATTCCCCTCTAGATGTTAATCCAGAGGTTCGATAACTGATTGGGATAGATTTAAAAATACAGAACACAAAAAGGGGCCCTGTGATGAAAAATATTGAGCTTGTGAATGACATTGTTACAATTCGATCCATGCAACTTACTGATATCGATGCGATTTTCGAAGCCGGTAATTATAGTGAAATATGGACGCATTTGGTGGTGACGATTCAAAGTCGTGACGATGCTGCGAGATTCGTAGAACAATCATTGTTGAATCAAGAATTAGGTAAAGAACATCCATTTGTCATTATCGACAATAAAACAAATCGCATTATCGGGAGTACAAAACTTATGAATCCCGATCCCTATCATAATCGAATTGAAATTGGTTTTTCATGGCTCTCTCCCACTTATTGGCGAAGCCCAATCAACTCAAATTGCAAGTATCTGTTAATGCAATATTGCTTCGAAGTGCTCAATCTTAACCGCATTCAGATCCAGGCGGATGAAAGAAACGAACGCTCAAGAAATGCAATTGCTCGTATTGGTGCCACACAAGAAGGAATTTTACGTGATCATATGGTGCGTAAAGACGGCACCCCTCGAAACACTGTAATCTTTAGCGTTATTCGTCCAGAATGGCCTATGGTTAAATTGCACATCGAACAATTATTAATGAACCAAATGCAACCCGTATTATAAGTTGAATTTCTTAAGAATCCTGTCTATTTATTGACAGGATTTTTTTATTTGCCAAGACTAGAATTTAAATTATTTATAATATTCCACATAGACAAACATATTGTGTATTATGCTATGATGGTCTTGTACGAAAAATCACCATCTGTACGCAAAGCGTTCAAAGGAGTGGTGTAATTGGATTTTTATAAGATGAATATCAATGGTCATGACATTCAAATAGCAGACTATCCTGGGGTAAATGGAACGATTATCGCCATGCACGGGTTAACTGGAACACATAAAAATATGCATTACTATGCGGAAAAGTTCAAAGGAAACTACCGATTTTTAGCAGTCGATTTGCGTGGTCGAGGAAACAGTGCCGAAACAGATGCTGAACCATCGATTTTTAAGCATGCAGAAGACATTCTGGGATTAATTAAAGCACTCAAAATCGACAATCCTATTCTATTGGGCTACTCGATGGGTGCTTTTATCGCAGCGATTGTAGCTAGTAAATTAACATCTACAAAAGCTGTCATTTTATTAGATGGTGCAGCGAAAGCATCTGATCATCAAAGAAGCATTGTAAAGCCTTCTTTAAGCAGACTTAGCAAAGAGTTTACGTCAAAGGAACATTATGTAAGTGAGATACAAAAAATTTACACGAACTTAGGCATTGAATGGAATAATGTGTTGCAAAAGACAGTTGAATACGAAGTAGAGTTTGTCGGTGACCACTGGGAAAATAAATCTACAGAGTCCCGTATTATAGCTGACTTTGAGAGTTTCTTTACGTTTGATCCTGAGGAAATTTGTTCACAAATCGACTGCCCCGTCTTGCTTGTTTATGCTAAAGGCGATATTGGCTCAATGCCGCCATTATTTTATTTAACGGATTATGAGCAAACTAGACAATCTACTAAATTCATTGAGACAGTGATATCCGACTGCAATCACTACACGATGGTCTTTGAAAACCGCGATGATATTAATAAATATATAGAAGTTTTTCTGGGCGAAATAGCGTGAATAAGGAGAATCATAGATGACAAAGGTTATGAATAACATTCAAGATGCTCTCTCTTTTGTAAAAAGTGGGCACACCGTTCTAGTCGGCGGCTTCGGTTTGATAGGCGCTCCCCTTTCGTTAATTGATGGATTAACAGAAATAGACGTTAAGAATCTAACGATTGTCAGTAATAATCTTGGGGAATCAGGAAAAGGACTCGGGATTTTATTGAATCAAAACAAAATCAAAAAAGGTATCGGCTCTTATTTTACCAGTAATCGCGATGTAGGTGATAAATATCAAAAAGGTGAAATTGAGTTGGAACTGCTTCCTCAAGGGACATTAGCAGAGTCGTTACGTGCGGGAGGAGCTGGACTTGGCGGTTATTATACGACGACTGGTGTTGGAACGGATCTCGCAAAAGGGAAAGAAGAACGCGAGATTGATGGTGTGAAGTATATATTGGAAAAAGCTATTCGTGCTGATGTGGCACTTATTCGGGCGCATAAGGCCGATACCCTTGGGAATCTCGCCTATTACAAAACAGCGCGTAACTTTAATCCATTGATGGCGACAGCTGCAAAAAAAGTAATTGTAGAAGTGGATGAAATTGTGGAACCGGGCATGTTGAACCCAGAAGAAATCGTAACGCCATTTCTATTCGTCGATGTCATTGTCGAGGCAAACCTAGTGTTGACGAAGGAAGGGGTTGTGGCCAAATGACTATAAAGGTAAACAGAGAGAATATGCAGCATACGATTGCGAAGCGGGTGGCCCAGGAATTAGAGGGACCCTGTGTCGTGAACTTAGGCATTGGAATCCCTACTCTAGTGGCAGAGTACTTAGCCGCAGATAATATTTATTTGCATACGGAAAACGGCTTGCTTGGTGTGACAGATGTGGAAGATGCGGACGTGGATCCGAACCTGGTTAACGCCGGAAAATTACCGGTTGGAGAAGCAATCGGAGCTGCCTACTTTAATAGCTCAGATTCGTTCGCTATGATTCGCGGAGGTCATGTCGATGTCGCGATCTTAGGCGCACTCCAAGTCGATGAAAACGGCATTATCGCAAACTGGGCAGTGCCCGGAAAAAATATTATGGGGGTCGGCGGCGCGATGGATTTATTGGTCGGCGCGAAAAAAGTATTTGCGACGATGAGCCACACCTCTAAAGATGGCCGTAGCAAACTCGTAAAGGAATGCACCTATCCGATTACTTCTACCAGAAGTGTGGATATGATTTTTACCGAATTAGCAGTTTTTAAGATTGAAGATAAACAATTAGAACTTGTAGAACTCATGCCAGGTGTCACTATCGAAGAAGTTAGAGAGAAAACAGAAGCCGATTTTATTGAGGGACAACCATGAAAATACGTTCCTTTGATGTATATATTATAGATTTGCCGACCATTCGTCCGCATCAACTGGCCATGCATACCATTGTTTCACAAACGATTGTTGTTGGCTGTGTCACGGATGAAGAAGGACGTGAAGGTTGGTCCGAAGTGGCAACAATCGGAGGCGCGTCTTATGGGGAGTCAACACCAGAAGCGATTAAGGTCAATATTGACACCTATATTACGCCATTGGTTATCGGTAAAAATCCGATTCATTTCGACAAGATCATGTTTGAAGTGTCGCAGTTAGTACGCGGAAATCATTTCGCTAAAACCGTAGTTGAAGCAGCCATTATCGATCTGGCTGCGAGAAGCAAAGGCGTCCCCGCCTATGAGTTATTCGGCGGACAAATCCATACTTCACTCCCCATTGCTTGGACGCTCGCTAGCGGAAATACAGAAAAAGATATTGAAGAAGCTAAAGCGCTTTTACATCAAAAACGGCATAATATCTTCAAGTTAAAAATCGGCGCTGGCGATCCCTTAAAGAATGTGGAACATGTTCGGCAGATTAAAAAAGCGGTGGGCGATCAAGCAAGAATCACCGTTGATGTCAATCAGGCATGGGATGAAGACACAGCCAACTATTGCATCGAAGCTTTAGAGGACGGTGGGGTTTCAATGATTGAGCAACCGCTCCCAATATGGAATTATGAAGGCATGTCCAGACTGACAGCCAGATTCAAAGTGCCTATCATGGCAGATGAAGCTGCAAATAGCATTCAAGACGTCTTCCAAATTTCAAAGCACCGGGCAGGTAATTGCATTGCTTTAAAACCTTGTAAAGCTGGCGGTTTAACACAAACAAAGAAAGTTGCGGCCATCGCGGAGGCTGCCGGAATCGGTTTGTACGGCGGAACGATGATTGAATCCAGTCTTGGAACGGCAATTTGTGCGCAACTATACGCCACCATTCCAGAAATGAAATTCGGAACAGAGATATTTGGTCCATTATTATTCAAAGACACGATTACAGTGAATCACATTCAATATGAAAACTTTGAAGTCATCATACCGAATGGACCCGGATTTGGCATGGAAATTGATCAAGAAAAGTTGCATCATTATGCACGTGTGCTTTAAGTATCAAAAGGAAGCACAATACAAATCTATGTACTGTGCTTCCTTTTTAGCAACAAAACTTATATAACCCTATTTAGAAAATGTTCTAAAAAACGATTCGCATCGACTTCTGTACATACACGGGTTGTCGCCTTTTCATCATGGGTACCGACCGTCCTTCCAGCCTCTTCCCCTTTTGTCACAACTTTAACGTTCATCGTCTCGGTTTTCACAAAACCTGAATCGATGGCAACACCAACCGCTAGTGGATCATGAAGCGCACAGCCTTCAATTCCAGGAGATACTTTTTCATAATACCCAATATAAAACTCGGTCATATCTGCAAAGAATTGTCCTTTTTCGTTGCCATCGGTGCGCCATTTTTCAAGCTTTGATTTTGGCAATAATGTTTGCATCGTGACATCAAGTCCGACAAGCGTTAGCGCTATACCCGAAGAAAGAACATATTCAGCGGCTTCAGGATCGGCTATGATGTTAGCTTCACTGTATTCATTCACATTGCCTGGAACGTTTACAGCTCCGCCCATCACAATAACTTCTTTAACAAGCGGGATGATTTCCGGAGACTTTTTAATTGCGAGCGCCAAGTTCGTCAACGGACCAACCGCAATCACTGTTATTTCATGCGGACGTTTTTTCACCTGTTCGATGATGAAATCGGGTGCGAATTGACTTTCTGCCTCGGTAATCGGGTCACTCATAAAGCGATCTCCTAAACCACCTTCTCCGTGGACTTGTTTCGGCCAAGTTTTCTTATCACGGCCCAAGAATGTTTGAGCCGCGCCCTGGTAAACCGGAATAGGCTTCGCTACTTTTTCTAACACTGTCAGCGTATTTCGCGTAGCATCCACTACAGGTACATTTCCGAAACAAGTCGTAAAGCCAAGCACCTCTAGCTCCGGAGAATTTAATGCATAAGCCATCGCCAAAGCGTCATCAATTCCTGTATCTACGTCAAATATAATCGGTTTCAAATCGTTTCACTCCGTCTCAATTCATCATCATTATTTTGCGTTGTAAACGTCTTGATAACTTTCGAGTGCATTGACCACCATATCCCAAAACTTGGCGTGGTCTAATTGCATCGCCACATTTACATTCGGTTCAAGTCCCGTTACGCCGTGTACATCCACAAGCGTCATTCCGTATGTGAGCTCTCCTTTTGTTTCCACGTCTACTCTTACTTTCTGCGTTTCAACAACTGATGGATCGATACAATAAGCGACACAACAAACATCATGAACTGGCGGATGTTCAAATCCGAAAAACTCTAAATAGGTTTTACGGAAAAACACCAGTAATTCGCTTACAAATTTCGCAGCGGGATTCTCAATAGTTTCAATACGCGCGCAAACCTCTTCTGTTGCCAAAGCTTGATGAGTTAAGTCAAGGCCCATCATTGTAATCGGCACGCCACTTTCAAAAACAACCTTCGCCGCGTCTGCATCAACGTAAATATTGAATTCAGCCGCTGGTGTCCAGTTACCGAAAGTGCCGCCGCCCATAATGACAATTTCTTGGATTTTAGATAAAATAGCTGGCTCACGTCTCATTGCCATCGCAATGTTCGTTAATGGACCCGTCGGAACAAGTGTAATATCCCCATCTGATTCCATCAGCTCTCGAATAATAAAATCAACTGCATGCTCTTCCCCTATTGTTCTAGTAGGCGCTGGCAGTTCCGGACCATCCATTCCCGAATCCCCGTGAATATCAGGCGCCGTTTCACGTTTTCTAACCAGTGGTTGGCCAGCACCTTGTAAAACTGGAATATCATAAACGCCTGCGATTTCACACACCTGTAGCGCATTCGTCGTTGTTTTTTCAATTTCTGCATTTCCGGCTACA
This DNA window, taken from Sporosarcina sp. 6E9, encodes the following:
- a CDS encoding DUF3231 family protein; translation: MGIMDGNPKKDPMHYGEVIGVWAYIGASNGLISGYEAFVNHAADKDLIKLLEEAIETMKSEVKELEGVLQENGITPPPALPGRAKANAEDIPVGARFMDPEISGAISINVGQGMVSICQVMGQCLREDIAAMFAKYLKDKIMFGAKLLRMNKEKGWIIPPPLHTSS
- a CDS encoding cyclase family protein, whose translation is MKMYDVTGTVYEGMTVYKDNPKKQPKFNTVTNGYVTETRVELDVHTGTHIDAPRHMVVDGDTFESVPMDDLVGQCKLFDLTKVEDGITKKDLEQFDIQKGDFVFLKTKNSYEDAFNFKFIYLAKDGAEYLAELGVRGVGIDTLGIERDQEGHPTHKTLFAEKIIIIEGLRLKEVEQGEYFMVAAPLKLTGTDGSPARVLLFEGLK
- the zwf gene encoding glucose-6-phosphate dehydrogenase, giving the protein MEDLTFVLFGATGDLAQRKLFPAMYNLFLEGKLPESFSVIGLGRREWSNEFFQSKVEESIRAHSRRAVQSDGLQDFLTCFQYCIFDATDQNSYRLLHELIENRESELGIPGNRLFYLSVAPQLVDVITTNLNKNGINRTKGWRRLVVEKPFGSDLASAQQLNKKLSEAFNEVEIYRIDHYLGKPMVQNLESLVYANPALGSLLDLKQIANVQITASETVGVETRAAYYDQAGAIRDMVQNHLLQLVMMTALHMPEKVTAKEVSLKKIEVIDALRPISKEDAHRDVVRGQYETGEVLGTPVEGYQEEPGVKAGSNIDTYFAARLYIDNPLWQGIPFYIRTGKRLNKKSTRIVIEFKNKAKQIDVLPDEGIIPNLLILDINPNEGISLRLNIKDPSSNRFEPACINFTTDSDDQSEAYELLLFDAMLGNATFFAHWEEVELSWKWIQPLLEAFEADMLPLHPYTAGSTGPEAANQLLQSDQFKWW
- a CDS encoding zinc ribbon domain-containing protein YjdM: MNELPNCPKCNSEYTYEDGNLFVCPECAHEWTLESESEEIEVEKVYKDAHGNILNDGDAVTVIKDLKVKGSSAVVKKGTKVKDIQLVDEDHDINCKIDGIGAMQLKTEFVKKL
- a CDS encoding TetR/AcrR family transcriptional regulator gives rise to the protein MKERLQRKATRYKTVIIKTNGGRTMTGIQQKNKNKRFRSIIQTAEALFIEHGLDHVQMQHIADAEGIGIATLFRYFPKKNKLIVAVAIHNLERSIPYFEDIASADHPAYERLKMVLDQLTVKDTSELKHSTKFREAFESYASFAKEPLDDIEDYINVQKRIADILLRIVEDGKVDGSIRTDIPVKEAIITIINVYGTFGGNIALKSSISYLEDDIAPNIQQRMLMEMLLSFIRP
- a CDS encoding SDR family NAD(P)-dependent oxidoreductase; this translates as MRLQDKVAVVTGAGSGMGEATALLFARQGAKVVATDINEEAVQAVVAKIIDAGGEAIAVKQNVAKKEDWETVYAQTTEKFNKLDILVNNAGISFAKDFLEQTEADWARLYEINVNSVMFGMQLAIPLMIENNGGSIVNISSTAALTGMAGAGGYTASKGAVRSITKAAAVDYGKRGIRVNSIHPGYIITPMSAPHMDQYKDYFLSQVATPELGIAEDVASAILFLASDEANHISGIELPVDGGLTAK
- a CDS encoding GNAT family N-acetyltransferase, translating into MKNIELVNDIVTIRSMQLTDIDAIFEAGNYSEIWTHLVVTIQSRDDAARFVEQSLLNQELGKEHPFVIIDNKTNRIIGSTKLMNPDPYHNRIEIGFSWLSPTYWRSPINSNCKYLLMQYCFEVLNLNRIQIQADERNERSRNAIARIGATQEGILRDHMVRKDGTPRNTVIFSVIRPEWPMVKLHIEQLLMNQMQPVL
- a CDS encoding alpha/beta fold hydrolase encodes the protein MDFYKMNINGHDIQIADYPGVNGTIIAMHGLTGTHKNMHYYAEKFKGNYRFLAVDLRGRGNSAETDAEPSIFKHAEDILGLIKALKIDNPILLGYSMGAFIAAIVASKLTSTKAVILLDGAAKASDHQRSIVKPSLSRLSKEFTSKEHYVSEIQKIYTNLGIEWNNVLQKTVEYEVEFVGDHWENKSTESRIIADFESFFTFDPEEICSQIDCPVLLVYAKGDIGSMPPLFYLTDYEQTRQSTKFIETVISDCNHYTMVFENRDDINKYIEVFLGEIA
- a CDS encoding CoA transferase subunit A, yielding MTKVMNNIQDALSFVKSGHTVLVGGFGLIGAPLSLIDGLTEIDVKNLTIVSNNLGESGKGLGILLNQNKIKKGIGSYFTSNRDVGDKYQKGEIELELLPQGTLAESLRAGGAGLGGYYTTTGVGTDLAKGKEEREIDGVKYILEKAIRADVALIRAHKADTLGNLAYYKTARNFNPLMATAAKKVIVEVDEIVEPGMLNPEEIVTPFLFVDVIVEANLVLTKEGVVAK
- a CDS encoding 3-oxoacid CoA-transferase subunit B, whose translation is MTIKVNRENMQHTIAKRVAQELEGPCVVNLGIGIPTLVAEYLAADNIYLHTENGLLGVTDVEDADVDPNLVNAGKLPVGEAIGAAYFNSSDSFAMIRGGHVDVAILGALQVDENGIIANWAVPGKNIMGVGGAMDLLVGAKKVFATMSHTSKDGRSKLVKECTYPITSTRSVDMIFTELAVFKIEDKQLELVELMPGVTIEEVREKTEADFIEGQP
- a CDS encoding muconate/chloromuconate family cycloisomerase → MKIRSFDVYIIDLPTIRPHQLAMHTIVSQTIVVGCVTDEEGREGWSEVATIGGASYGESTPEAIKVNIDTYITPLVIGKNPIHFDKIMFEVSQLVRGNHFAKTVVEAAIIDLAARSKGVPAYELFGGQIHTSLPIAWTLASGNTEKDIEEAKALLHQKRHNIFKLKIGAGDPLKNVEHVRQIKKAVGDQARITVDVNQAWDEDTANYCIEALEDGGVSMIEQPLPIWNYEGMSRLTARFKVPIMADEAANSIQDVFQISKHRAGNCIALKPCKAGGLTQTKKVAAIAEAAGIGLYGGTMIESSLGTAICAQLYATIPEMKFGTEIFGPLLFKDTITVNHIQYENFEVIIPNGPGFGMEIDQEKLHHYARVL
- a CDS encoding nucleoside hydrolase, yielding MKPIIFDVDTGIDDALAMAYALNSPELEVLGFTTCFGNVPVVDATRNTLTVLEKVAKPIPVYQGAAQTFLGRDKKTWPKQVHGEGGLGDRFMSDPITEAESQFAPDFIIEQVKKRPHEITVIAVGPLTNLALAIKKSPEIIPLVKEVIVMGGAVNVPGNVNEYSEANIIADPEAAEYVLSSGIALTLVGLDVTMQTLLPKSKLEKWRTDGNEKGQFFADMTEFYIGYYEKVSPGIEGCALHDPLAVGVAIDSGFVKTETMNVKVVTKGEEAGRTVGTHDEKATTRVCTEVDANRFLEHFLNRVI
- a CDS encoding nucleoside hydrolase, with protein sequence MLENKKRKIILDCDPGHDDAIAILLAAGNPNIELVGITTVAGNAEIEKTTTNALQVCEIAGVYDIPVLQGAGQPLVRKRETAPDIHGDSGMDGPELPAPTRTIGEEHAVDFIIRELMESDGDITLVPTGPLTNIAMAMRREPAILSKIQEIVIMGGGTFGNWTPAAEFNIYVDADAAKVVFESGVPITMMGLDLTHQALATEEVCARIETIENPAAKFVSELLVFFRKTYLEFFGFEHPPVHDVCCVAYCIDPSVVETQKVRVDVETKGELTYGMTLVDVHGVTGLEPNVNVAMQLDHAKFWDMVVNALESYQDVYNAK